The Candidatus Nitrosopumilus sp. SW genomic sequence TGTTTTCTTTGATTATTACATCATTTGCTCCTAGCCTTAATGATCCTCCCATGTCTGAAACATCTTTTTGCTCTGGAAGTAAATCTACAATTGGATTTTTTGCATCAGGTTTAATCTCTGTAGAGTTTGCATCCTCTAATTTCATAACATTTCTTCCAAATGCAATTGCTGCTAACTGGAATCCAAAACATATCCCAAGATATGGTATGTTGTTTTCTCGTGCATAATTTGCAGTTTGAATAATCCCTTCTGAACCTCTAGTTCCAAATCCTCCTGGAACTAGAATTCCATCATAGTTTGATAAAATAGAATAATCTGTAATTAATTCTGAATCAATCCAATCAATATCTACTGATTTTCCCATTTGTGCCCCTGCGTGTTTTAGTGCATGATTTACGCTCACATAACTATCTGCCAGCGTCACATATTTTCCAACCATTGCAATCTTTACTTTTTGGTCCTCATGATTTACCATATTTTGTGCAATTGCATTCCACTTGTCCCAATTTGCAGATGCGTTAACCATTCCAACTATTCCAAACTTGGTAAATATTGAATCCATGATGCCCTGGTCATACAACATTTGTGGAACTTCAAAGATTGATTTTACATCATGACATGATAAAACATCTTTTGCAGTGACATTTGTAAACATTGCAATTTTCTTTTTTGTTTTTTCTTCTAATGGCAATGTACATCTTACTGCCAAAAAGTCTGGTTGAATACCGATTCTTCTTAATTCCTGTGCACTGTGCTGTGTAGGTTTTGTTTTTTGTTCTCCAACAACATCAAGTGAAGGTGCTAATGTTACATGAACAAAAATTACTCCTTGTGGTCCCTCCTCGACTCTCATCTGTCTTAATGCCTCTAAAAATGGCAGTGATTCAATATCTCCTACTGTTCCACCGCACTCTACAATTAGAAAATCAAGTTTTTCATCTTCGGCTATTTTTCTAATCCTGTTTTTAATCTCATCAGTTACATGGGGAATAATTTGGACACATGCTCCTAGATACTCTCCTTTTCTTTCTGCCTCTATTACTGAAGAATATACTTGGGCAGTTGTAATATTGTGGCTTTTTGGAATGTCTTGATTTAGGAATCTCTCATAGTTTCCAATATCCATATCACATTCTCCTCCATCATCTGTGACAAACACTTCACCATGAGCTACTGGATTCATGGTTCCTGCATCATAATTCAGATATGGATCTATCTTGATACATGAAACCTTTTGATCTGCTAATTGTAATAATTTTGCAATCGAGGAAGTTGTTACGCCTTTTCCAAGGCCAGACATCACACCACCTGTGACAAAAATAAACTTCGTCTGCACATTAATGAAACGATTATCGGGTTTTTGTATGTTTTGTCGATCATGGTTTGGTTGAAATAGTATAATGTTGTATGAATTCTATGAAAGTTGCGCTTGCTGTTTTACCTTTGATTGCAATGTTGATTGTAGGTTCAGGTTTTGCTTTTGCTGCAAGTTATGATATTAAAATCCCTTCAGGGGCATCTGATGAAAATTACCCTTATTTCTGGTCTCAAAAAGATACTGGTGTCACAACTGGTGAGATAACTGTCTTTCCAGGAGATACCATAACTTGGTCTAATGCTGACACTGCTTTTCATACTATAACTTCAGTTTCTGCATCAAGTATTGAGACTGGTGATTTTGAAGAAGATGGTTTGTTTGATAGTGGGTTTTTCACCGCAGGGAAATCTTATACCCGACAATTCAATGATCTTGGCGATTTCTATTATTATTGCAGTCTCCACCCATGGATGAATGGTGTTGTTCATGTGGTATTGGATCCTGGAAGTGTCAAATCTATAGATAGAATAGCATCTGGGTTTTCTGATGATGGAGTAGGATTTGAGGTAAAATATTTCTTAGATGCATATTTGGCTAATACCGTTCATGTGGATCCTGATGAAAGAACTTTGACATTTACTCTTACTGGTGAAAGCAATAATGATGAAATTACAATAACTTTGCCTAAAGAACTCATTGATAATCCAACTACCGTATGGGTTAATGGAAATATGGTTGATTTTGAATCTGATTCTACCATTAGTGGCAATACTGCAACTCAATTAGTCATTCCAATTGACAAGGATTCTCGAGAAATCAAGATAATGGGTTCTAAGGTCATTCCTGAATTTGGAGGAATTGCTCTTTTGATTCTTACAGTCTCTATTATCTCAATCATAATCTTTTCAAAAAAGACTAGTTTGCTTACTATGAGATGAATATTTTTCACAATAACCCTCTCTTTTAGCCTCAATTCTACTAACTTGTCTGGTGAGAGAGATTCGCCTTAAACTAACTGACAATGACTATCTTGGATTCCTCAGTATTGCAACTGCTGATCAATTAACTGTAGAAGAAAAATTGAAACAAATCATCAATTATCATCTGATCGTTTATAGAAATAAACAGAAATTAAAAAATGAACGTTTGATGTAAATCAAAAACTTAAGTTCATACAAAATTCAGAAACTTTGTGGTGTATAATGATTCAAACTATAGGGCTACACTAGTTATTCTAAATGATATTGAGAAAAGGGGGCTATACCATTTTAATCCTGAATATCATGATGAACAGTTCTTTCGAAATTTTATAGATTTTCAAAAAAGTTTTTCTCATACATTTGCTGAAACTATAAAAAAATTAGATGATTTTGAAACAAAACGCGATGAAGTAATACTCTTTGTAGTTTATTCTATAATGTCTTACATCAAGTCTCATCTCAAAGTCTTTGAAAAATTTCTAAAAATAATAATTGATTCTAGTAAACTCAAAGGTGGATTTGATGAAAATACTACCTTGAGCCAAATTCTCAAAAAAATTTGCAACAAAATGCAATATAATCCAAAATTAAAAAATGCCATTAGAGGTCTATTTTTAGCTGATTTTGCAGATGCAATAGACTCTCAACAATTTCTGATTTTAAATGATGGACATTTGATGATTTATCCTAAAGATGATACCAAGAAAAAATTAATCAGCATAGATGCTTTGTATGATGATTCGCTACAGGTTCGTTCCATATTTGATGCCATGCTTGATTGGGCAGGTGAAGCAGACAAACCCTCTCAAAAACAAACTGATGCCATTGATGATATTGTAAGAAATCTGGTCTTTCAGGTTAATTCCCTTGATGCAAAATTAGACCGTATTTCTTGATTTTTAATTAGATCAAATCTTTTTCTTCTGATGTTTGATGTTTTGGACTAGTCCTCTCTTATGCATAAAAAACCATCTAAAACATGAATAATTCCAATTGTGAACACTATTGGTCAAAAAATGGCTCATTTTTTTGCATTCACTGTGGGGAAGATATTCACAAAAATCACAAGTTTTGATTCTTCTTTTGATTAGATTCTATCAATATGCTTAAGTTACCTAATTGTGTATCTTGTTTATGGGATTTAAGAAAACTCTTGCAAAATTCTGTATTATGAAAAAAGTAAGAGACAAGGCAAATGAGCCAGACGAATCAGATGAAAAATAATTAATTTTTAAAACTATACACATGTAAAATTATCTCTTGATTTTTGGACATTTTTTAATTTTTTAGAACGTGCGTTTTTTATTTTTCTTTCACACTAGTACTTTGAGAACATCTAGTAGGTGGTCATAACTGAAATTGAGTTTCCCCTCTATGCCAGTTTGTAAACTTGGCCGCCTTACTTAGACGGTTCTTATTTTTTCTGCAATGTTTGCTTTTTGAGTGATTTTGTAAATGACGCTATTTTTGATTCTAGTTTATTTTGAGGTGTTTTTTCAATTAATTTCAAATATGCACTACCGACAATCACTCCATCTGCTCCTGCTTTGATGTATTTTTTCACATCTTCTGGTGTTGATACTCCAAACCCTACACCAATTGGAATTTTTCCTTTGGTCTGTTTTTTGACATTTTTAATTGCCTCTATGGTGTAATTTTTGATTCCTGTTTTTACTCCTGTTGTTCCATACACTGCAACAAGATACAAGAAACCCGATGATGCCTTTGCAATTTTTTGAATTCTAGTTTTACTTGTATTAGGCGATATCAAAAATATTGTATCTGCATTATTTTTTGCAGCTTGAAGATACTCTTTTGATTCTTCTATTGACATGTCTGGTAGAATAAATCCATCAATACCTGCTTTCTTTGCTTCTGCTATGAACTTTGAGTATCCTTTATGGTATAGGATGTTTGTATATGTCATCAATATTAGAGGAATGTCTGTTTCTTTTCTGATTTTTTTCACTAGTGCAAAAAATTTGTCTATCTTTGTACCTTTTTCAAGGGAAATCGTGCTTGCATTTTGAATAACAGGTCCGTCTGCTAGAGGATCTGAGAATGGAAATCCTAGTTCTATGATGTCTACTCCTCCCTTTACCAATCCCCTAACAACTGAAATGGTTGATTTTTCATTTGGGAATCCTGCCATGATGTATGAGATTAAGGCTTTTTCTTTTCTTTCTTGCAACTCTGCAAACTTTTCTTTAATCTTTGACATTTTTACTCAAATAATTTTGCACTTCTTCTACGTCTTTGTCTCCTCTTCCAGAAAGTGTAACTACAATTGATTCTGATTTTTTACCCTTTCTTGCAACTTTGATTGCTTCAGCGATTGCATGAGCTGATTCTAAAGCTGGAATGATGCCTTCAGTTCTTGTTAACATTAAAAATGCATCAATCACTTCTGTGTCTGTTGCTGAATGATATTTTACTCGTTTAGTATCTTTGAAATACGAATGTTCAGGTCCAACTCCTGGATAGTCTAATCCAGCTGAGATGCTATGTGTTTCTGTAATTTGTCCTTCTTTGTCTTGAAGCAAGTATGTCATCATTCCGTGAAGAACTCCTTTACTTCCAGCCGATAATGTTGCAGAATGTTTCTTTGATTTTAATCCGTGTCCTGCTGCCTCTACACCTATAATTTCTGCATTAGAATCAACTAGTGGATAAAATGTACCAATTGCATTTGATCCCCCTCCAACACATGCAATAACACTATCTGGTGTTTTGTTTAGTTTCTTCATCTGTGATTTTATTTCATTTCCGATTACACTTTGAAAATCTCTGACCATAACTGGATATGGATGAGGTCCAACTGCTGAACCCAGCAAATAGTATGTGGTCTCTACATTTGTAATCCAATCTCTGATTGCCTCATTGATTGCATCTTTGAGTGTCTTTGAACCTGATTTTACTGGATGAACTTTTGAGCCAAGTAAATTCATTCGAAATACGTTTAGTTTTTGTCTGATGGTGTCTTTGTAGCCCATATACACCTCTGCTTTCATTCCTAATGCTGCGCATGCCATGGCAGTAGCCACTCCGTGCTGACCTGCCCCCGTTTCTGCAATGATTCTTTTCTTTTTCATTTTTTTTGCAAGAAGTGCTTGTCCAAGTGTATTGTTTATCTTGTGAGCTCCTCCATGCAACAAGTCTTCTCTTTTTAGATAGATCTTTGAACCTCCAAGTTTCTCTGATAGGTTTTTTGCATAATATAGTGGAGTTGGACGACCTGCATACACTTTGAGATAGTAATCTAATTCTTTTTTGAAATTTTTATCATTTTTAAATTTTAGATAATTTTCCTCTAACTCTTCGATTGCTGGAACTAGAGTTTCTGGAATATACTTTCCTCCAAATTCTCCGAATCTGCCATTTTTTGGATATTTCAATACGCATTCACCAATTTTCTTACCTGTTCTTCAATGTTATCACTTTTCATTATGCTTGATCCTATTAGAAATGCATCTGCTCCACACTTTTTTAGATATTGGATGTCCTCAGGTGTATCTATTCCACTTTCAGATAATATGGGTCTGGATTTGTCTACTCCGGATAATATCGTTTCAGTTGTTTTTAGATCAATCTCTAAAGTGTCTAGGTTTCTATTGTTGATTCCAATCAAATCTGCTTCTGTTTTTAATGCATTTTCAAATTCTTGCTTTGTGTGTACTTCTAGCAAAACCTGTAGACCTTGTTTGTGGCCATATGCAATAAACTCATCAATATCTTTAAGATAATTTTGATCAAATAATGATTGAATCACTAACATAAAGTCTGCTCCAATCTTTTTTGCTGCATCAATCTGAACTTTTTCGATCATGATGTCTTTCATTAGCATTGGAACATCTACTGCCTGTCTTACCTTCATGAAGTATTCTGGTGATCCGTTGAATAGATGTGGTTGTGTTAGTACTGATAGTGCCTTTGAACCTCCTGCAATCATTTGAGATGCTATGCTTACAGGGTCAGTAATTGTCCTTATCTTGCCTAGAGATGGAGATGAAAACTTTACTTCTGTGAGTAGTGGTGCATGCGCACTAGTCTTGATAATTTGAATAAAATCTTTGTTTGATTTTTCTAAATTTGATTCAACTTCATACACTCCATCATCAATTGCCATTTGTGAATTGTTTACTAGTTTTCTAAGAATATTTTCAGCCATCAGTAATCTCCTTTAATTTTGAAATGTCTCCTGTATCTTGCACAAATTTCTCTAATACTGAAAATGCTTTACCATCTTTAATTGTGTTTAATGCAAGTTCTACTGCTTCTTCAAAATTATTTGAAATATTTGCAACAATTAACCCTCCTGCTGCATTAAGCGCAGTTGTTTCAATCATTGCCTGGTTTGCAGTATTGTTCAAAACTCCTACAAATGATTTTATTGCATCCTCTTTAGTTTGGATCTGAATATCTTTTAATGATGATTTATGCAATCCTACAACTTCAGGATCAATTGCATTCATCAAAACTTTGTCATTTCTTGAAATACATACTCTGTTAGTAGAACTGGTGGAGAATTCATCCATTCCATCATCTGAACGTACTGTCATAATATTTTCTGCACCTTTTCTTTTCAATATCATTGGTAGTCTGTCTAAGTATTCAATTGAAAATACTCCTACCAGTTGATTTTTTACTCCAGCTGGATTGGATAATGGACCAAGTAAATTAAATGCAGTTCTTTTTCCTAATTGCTTTCTTGCTGCTGAAACATGTTTCATTGCAGGATGAAATTTTTGTGCAAACATAAAACAGATGTTGTGTTTTTCTAAAACTTCTGCAATTTGAGATGGCTCTAAATCCAAATCATACCCAAAATACTCAAAAATATCTGCACTGCCAGAAATCCCTGAACTAGAGCGATTTCCGTGCTTTGCGACAATTCCTCCTGCTGCAGCCACAACAAATGATGCTGTAGTCGATATGTTGAATGTCTGTAGTTTGTCTCCTCCCGTACCACACATGTCAATGATTGTCCCTGTATTTTTTGGCTCAATTTTCAATGAAAATTCTTGCATTTTGTCAAGCATTCCTAATAATTCGTCATCTGTTTCTCCTTTGTCTGCTAGATTTGATAGAAAATCGACGTTTTGTGAATCAGTTGTATTTCCCGAAAGAACATCTGTCATCACTTGATTCATTTCCTCATATGTGAGGTCCGTTTTTTCTTGTAGTTTTGATATCAAATCTGTAATCATTTTTGTTTCTCCTTTACTTGATCAATAAAATTGGATAAAATTTTCTTACCATCTTCAGTCATAATTGATTCAGGGTGAAATTGCACTCCTTGAATTAGATAGTCTTTATGTTCTATTGCCATAACTTCCCCATCATCTGATGCAGTAGCTGTAACCTTTAGAACTTCTGGAATAATGGTTTTATCTCCGACTAGACTATGATAACGTGTAGCTCTAAATGGATTTTTTACATCTTTGAATAATTTTGAATCCACATGTTCAACAGGACTTGTCTTTCCATGTCTTACACATCCTGCATTAGTTACTTTACCGCCAAACGCATCAATTATTCCTTGGTGTCCTAGACACACTCCTAATATTGGTGTGTTTGAACCCATGTTCTTGATTACATCACTACATACTCCAAAGTATTTTTTGTCTTCTGGTGTTCCTGGACCTGGGGAAATAATTATTGCATCATAATTTTTTTCTTGAATCTCTTTTAATGTGATTTTATCATTTCTGATCACATCACAATCCACTCCTAATTCTCCTAGGTACTGTGCAATGTTGTAAACAAATGAATCATAATTGTCTATGATTAAAAATTTCATGATGATGCCTCCTTTAATGCTTGGAGCATTGCACCTGCTTTGTGCTCCGTTTCTTTGAACTCATTTTCAGGTATGGAGTCTGAAACAATTCCTGCCCCTGACTGGACAAAACCCTTCCCATCTTCGATGAATATACTTCTAATTGCAATTGCAAAATCACAACATCCGTTATATGAGAAATATCCCACCGCACCTGCATATGGGCCCCTAGACTCTGTCTCTAATTCATCAATAATCTCCATGGCTCTAACTTTGGGTGCTCCAGACACTGTTCCTGCTGGAAATACTGCCTGAAATGCATCAAACATGTCATTTTCAGGTGCCAAATTACCTACTACATGACTAACAATATGCTGAACATGACTAAACCGCTTTATCTCCATTAGTGATTCTGGATGAACTGTGCCGTATTTGCAGACTCGACCAATATCATTTCTTCCCAAATCAACTAGCATTGTGTGTTCTGCTAGTTCTTTTTCATCATGAATCAATTCATCTGCTAATTGTTTATTTTTCTCTTCATCATCAGTAATTTTTCTGGTTCCT encodes the following:
- the pyrG gene encoding glutamine hydrolyzing CTP synthase, yielding MSGLGKGVTTSSIAKLLQLADQKVSCIKIDPYLNYDAGTMNPVAHGEVFVTDDGGECDMDIGNYERFLNQDIPKSHNITTAQVYSSVIEAERKGEYLGACVQIIPHVTDEIKNRIRKIAEDEKLDFLIVECGGTVGDIESLPFLEALRQMRVEEGPQGVIFVHVTLAPSLDVVGEQKTKPTQHSAQELRRIGIQPDFLAVRCTLPLEEKTKKKIAMFTNVTAKDVLSCHDVKSIFEVPQMLYDQGIMDSIFTKFGIVGMVNASANWDKWNAIAQNMVNHEDQKVKIAMVGKYVTLADSYVSVNHALKHAGAQMGKSVDIDWIDSELITDYSILSNYDGILVPGGFGTRGSEGIIQTANYARENNIPYLGICFGFQLAAIAFGRNVMKLEDANSTEIKPDAKNPIVDLLPEQKDVSDMGGSLRLGANDVIIKENTNAQKIYGTTTISKRHRHRYEINKEYIPEFEKNGLIFSADSDNGKRMEMLEIPSHKFYLGVQFHPEFNSRPGFPEEAFAAFIKAASEK
- a CDS encoding PEFG-CTERM sorting domain-containing protein; translation: MKVALAVLPLIAMLIVGSGFAFAASYDIKIPSGASDENYPYFWSQKDTGVTTGEITVFPGDTITWSNADTAFHTITSVSASSIETGDFEEDGLFDSGFFTAGKSYTRQFNDLGDFYYYCSLHPWMNGVVHVVLDPGSVKSIDRIASGFSDDGVGFEVKYFLDAYLANTVHVDPDERTLTFTLTGESNNDEITITLPKELIDNPTTVWVNGNMVDFESDSTISGNTATQLVIPIDKDSREIKIMGSKVIPEFGGIALLILTVSIISIIIFSKKTSLLTMR
- the trpA gene encoding tryptophan synthase subunit alpha, whose translation is MSKIKEKFAELQERKEKALISYIMAGFPNEKSTISVVRGLVKGGVDIIELGFPFSDPLADGPVIQNASTISLEKGTKIDKFFALVKKIRKETDIPLILMTYTNILYHKGYSKFIAEAKKAGIDGFILPDMSIEESKEYLQAAKNNADTIFLISPNTSKTRIQKIAKASSGFLYLVAVYGTTGVKTGIKNYTIEAIKNVKKQTKGKIPIGVGFGVSTPEDVKKYIKAGADGVIVGSAYLKLIEKTPQNKLESKIASFTKSLKKQTLQKK
- the trpB gene encoding tryptophan synthase subunit beta, with the protein product MKYPKNGRFGEFGGKYIPETLVPAIEELEENYLKFKNDKNFKKELDYYLKVYAGRPTPLYYAKNLSEKLGGSKIYLKREDLLHGGAHKINNTLGQALLAKKMKKKRIIAETGAGQHGVATAMACAALGMKAEVYMGYKDTIRQKLNVFRMNLLGSKVHPVKSGSKTLKDAINEAIRDWITNVETTYYLLGSAVGPHPYPVMVRDFQSVIGNEIKSQMKKLNKTPDSVIACVGGGSNAIGTFYPLVDSNAEIIGVEAAGHGLKSKKHSATLSAGSKGVLHGMMTYLLQDKEGQITETHSISAGLDYPGVGPEHSYFKDTKRVKYHSATDTEVIDAFLMLTRTEGIIPALESAHAIAEAIKVARKGKKSESIVVTLSGRGDKDVEEVQNYLSKNVKD
- a CDS encoding indole-3-glycerol-phosphate synthase, coding for MAENILRKLVNNSQMAIDDGVYEVESNLEKSNKDFIQIIKTSAHAPLLTEVKFSSPSLGKIRTITDPVSIASQMIAGGSKALSVLTQPHLFNGSPEYFMKVRQAVDVPMLMKDIMIEKVQIDAAKKIGADFMLVIQSLFDQNYLKDIDEFIAYGHKQGLQVLLEVHTKQEFENALKTEADLIGINNRNLDTLEIDLKTTETILSGVDKSRPILSESGIDTPEDIQYLKKCGADAFLIGSSIMKSDNIEEQVRKLVNAY
- the trpD gene encoding anthranilate phosphoribosyltransferase; the encoded protein is MITDLISKLQEKTDLTYEEMNQVMTDVLSGNTTDSQNVDFLSNLADKGETDDELLGMLDKMQEFSLKIEPKNTGTIIDMCGTGGDKLQTFNISTTASFVVAAAGGIVAKHGNRSSSGISGSADIFEYFGYDLDLEPSQIAEVLEKHNICFMFAQKFHPAMKHVSAARKQLGKRTAFNLLGPLSNPAGVKNQLVGVFSIEYLDRLPMILKRKGAENIMTVRSDDGMDEFSTSSTNRVCISRNDKVLMNAIDPEVVGLHKSSLKDIQIQTKEDAIKSFVGVLNNTANQAMIETTALNAAGGLIVANISNNFEEAVELALNTIKDGKAFSVLEKFVQDTGDISKLKEITDG
- a CDS encoding aminodeoxychorismate/anthranilate synthase component II, translating into MKFLIIDNYDSFVYNIAQYLGELGVDCDVIRNDKITLKEIQEKNYDAIIISPGPGTPEDKKYFGVCSDVIKNMGSNTPILGVCLGHQGIIDAFGGKVTNAGCVRHGKTSPVEHVDSKLFKDVKNPFRATRYHSLVGDKTIIPEVLKVTATASDDGEVMAIEHKDYLIQGVQFHPESIMTEDGKKILSNFIDQVKEKQK